The proteins below are encoded in one region of Cystobacter fuscus DSM 2262:
- a CDS encoding tetratricopeptide repeat protein produces the protein MLFGRKTPPSRSELIVAADRARSKGKLKRAISGYRKALELEPKDPAVLGKLAPLLARTNETEASLKLFREAAQVHLDKGFADKALAVYTQAAETFPAQVALWQQVSRMHLEKGRQADAVRMLLRGRFALQRKHERPQAIILLREALKLDPSLFAPRLDLARLLARQKQPAEAQALIEPMLHLTGAQLRQVRWTQLCIAPGFGNAWSWLRAALSGR, from the coding sequence ATGCTCTTCGGACGGAAAACCCCCCCTTCTCGCTCGGAGCTCATCGTCGCGGCGGATCGCGCCCGCTCCAAAGGCAAACTCAAGCGGGCCATTAGTGGTTACCGCAAGGCGCTGGAGTTGGAACCGAAGGATCCCGCGGTGCTCGGCAAGCTGGCGCCGCTGCTCGCCCGGACGAATGAAACCGAGGCCTCGCTCAAGCTCTTCCGGGAGGCGGCCCAGGTCCACCTGGACAAGGGCTTCGCCGACAAGGCGCTGGCCGTCTATACCCAGGCGGCCGAGACGTTCCCGGCCCAGGTGGCCCTGTGGCAGCAGGTGTCGCGGATGCACCTGGAGAAGGGGCGTCAGGCCGACGCGGTGCGGATGCTCCTGCGCGGCCGCTTCGCCCTCCAGCGCAAGCACGAGCGCCCCCAGGCCATCATCCTGTTGAGGGAAGCCTTGAAGCTGGATCCCTCGCTCTTCGCGCCGAGGTTGGATCTGGCGCGGCTGCTCGCCCGGCAGAAGCAGCCGGCCGAGGCCCAGGCGTTGATCGAGCCGATGCTGCACCTGACGGGCGCACAGCTCCGTCAGGTGCGGTGGACGCAGCTGTGCATCGCTCCCGGGTTCGGCAACGCGTGGTCGTGGCTACGGGCCGCGCTGTCGGGGCGCTGA
- a CDS encoding DUF4215 domain-containing protein produces the protein MNMHPKTAWTRPALVGLTLLFTSVGCQTQQEPPSASPALLTRVSQALVADGKLQPGEQCDDGNTQDGDGCSATGTLEAGFLCHIPGKPCSVASLCGNGVVNSGELCDDGNTVDNGNGCSATCDLSSCGNGTLDNRSYPNYAQEICDDGNRFDGDGCNRLCEVEPGQACAGSPSRCVRAGVTLFNTGVDANNRRLEGTVADPHWFYRGTTTGATTGERTASDWPQEVQTARFMAPLGASTCVYQDFIIPSTTTLSRFRMRVATFNDNEFEAASVNGVGFTPTVISQPAGQPWQKNTIRELGTTAPWRTGLNRLELCNENDSGPPNAFRYLFVDAYDDRCGDGVISPREECDDGNSTSNDGCSATCGIEPAYGCTGEPSRCARTCGNGALNPGEQCDDGNQTTGDGCDARCRVEAGYACPTAGSACVQKCGDGVINPGELCDDGNTFNSDGCSAACRVENGYECHGAPSVCGTVCGNGRMDPGELCDDGNVSLGDGCSPACTLELGYVCPTAGAPCVKSCGNGTHEPGEQCDDGNLSSGDGCATECRVEPGYACSVPQSAPSVCAETCGNGVLEANETCDDGNKSAGDGCSPGCRVDPGYSCSGTPSTCATLCGDGIVAGAEQCDHGNTKSGDGCSSTCQIEAGWTCPSPGTECTQVCGNGVPDIGEQCDDDNTQAGDGCGATCQQETGYYCSGAPSVCVTSCGDGQVAGTEACDDGNLEDGDACSPRCRLSLGQACTSSNACEGVCSPATHTCVVANVCGNGLTEQGEACDDANTASGDGCGAACAIEPGYRCQGQPSVCTSEPPDTTLVRGPPAIGPNPNAGFEFSSNDPDARFECSLDDGPYQPCEDTYVVTPGQHTLRARAVDAAGNVDPTPVEHTWRVLDDNRSLAGGGCSAVPTPSVLGLLALLALRRRDSAPRQRGP, from the coding sequence ATGAACATGCATCCCAAGACAGCATGGACGCGCCCGGCGCTTGTCGGGCTCACCCTCCTCTTCACCTCGGTGGGCTGCCAGACGCAGCAGGAGCCGCCCTCCGCCTCCCCTGCCCTGCTCACGCGGGTCAGCCAGGCCCTCGTCGCGGACGGCAAGCTGCAGCCCGGCGAGCAATGTGACGACGGCAACACCCAGGACGGTGACGGCTGTAGCGCCACCGGCACGCTGGAGGCCGGCTTCCTCTGTCACATCCCCGGCAAGCCGTGTTCCGTGGCGAGCCTGTGCGGCAACGGCGTGGTCAACTCGGGCGAGCTGTGCGACGACGGCAACACCGTGGACAACGGCAACGGCTGCTCCGCGACGTGCGACCTGTCCTCGTGCGGCAATGGCACGCTCGACAACCGCTCCTACCCGAACTACGCGCAGGAGATCTGCGACGACGGCAACCGCTTCGACGGCGACGGCTGCAACCGCCTGTGCGAGGTGGAGCCGGGCCAGGCGTGCGCGGGCTCTCCGAGCCGGTGCGTGCGCGCGGGCGTGACGCTGTTCAACACGGGCGTGGACGCGAACAACCGCCGCCTGGAGGGAACCGTGGCGGATCCGCACTGGTTCTACCGGGGCACCACCACGGGCGCCACCACGGGCGAGCGCACGGCGAGCGACTGGCCGCAGGAAGTCCAGACGGCGCGCTTCATGGCCCCTCTGGGAGCGAGCACCTGCGTGTACCAGGACTTCATCATCCCCTCGACCACCACGCTCTCGCGCTTCCGCATGCGCGTGGCGACCTTCAACGACAACGAGTTCGAGGCCGCGTCGGTGAACGGCGTGGGTTTCACCCCCACCGTCATCAGCCAACCGGCGGGCCAGCCCTGGCAGAAGAACACCATCCGCGAGCTGGGCACCACGGCGCCCTGGCGCACCGGCCTCAACCGGCTGGAGCTGTGCAACGAAAACGACAGCGGTCCGCCCAACGCCTTCCGCTACCTGTTCGTGGATGCGTACGACGACAGGTGTGGGGACGGAGTCATCTCTCCCCGCGAGGAGTGCGATGACGGCAACAGCACCTCCAACGACGGCTGCAGCGCCACCTGCGGCATCGAGCCGGCCTACGGCTGTACGGGCGAGCCCAGCCGGTGCGCGCGGACGTGTGGAAATGGCGCGCTCAACCCGGGCGAGCAGTGCGACGACGGCAACCAGACCACGGGCGATGGCTGTGATGCGCGCTGCCGGGTGGAGGCAGGGTACGCGTGCCCGACCGCGGGCAGCGCCTGTGTCCAGAAGTGCGGAGATGGCGTCATCAACCCGGGTGAGCTGTGCGATGACGGCAACACCTTCAACTCCGATGGCTGCTCCGCCGCGTGCCGTGTGGAGAATGGCTATGAGTGCCACGGGGCGCCGTCCGTGTGCGGCACCGTGTGTGGCAATGGCCGGATGGATCCGGGCGAGCTGTGCGACGACGGCAACGTCTCCCTGGGAGATGGGTGCTCGCCGGCCTGCACCCTCGAGCTGGGCTATGTGTGCCCCACCGCGGGAGCGCCGTGCGTGAAGAGCTGTGGCAATGGCACGCACGAGCCGGGCGAGCAGTGCGATGACGGCAACCTGAGCTCGGGGGATGGATGCGCCACCGAGTGCCGGGTGGAGCCGGGCTACGCCTGCTCCGTGCCCCAGAGCGCTCCGTCCGTGTGCGCCGAGACGTGTGGCAATGGCGTGCTGGAGGCGAACGAGACCTGCGACGATGGCAACAAGAGCGCGGGCGATGGCTGCTCGCCGGGCTGCCGCGTGGATCCGGGTTATTCCTGCAGCGGTACGCCGAGCACCTGTGCGACCCTCTGCGGTGACGGCATCGTGGCGGGCGCCGAGCAGTGCGATCACGGCAACACGAAGTCGGGCGATGGCTGCTCCAGCACGTGCCAGATCGAAGCGGGCTGGACCTGCCCCTCGCCGGGGACGGAGTGCACCCAGGTGTGCGGCAACGGCGTGCCGGACATCGGCGAGCAGTGCGATGACGACAACACCCAGGCGGGCGATGGCTGCGGTGCCACCTGCCAGCAGGAGACGGGCTACTACTGCAGCGGGGCACCCAGCGTGTGCGTCACCTCGTGCGGTGACGGCCAGGTGGCGGGCACCGAGGCGTGCGACGACGGCAACCTGGAGGACGGTGATGCATGTTCGCCCCGCTGCCGCCTGAGCCTGGGCCAGGCGTGCACCTCATCCAACGCCTGTGAGGGCGTGTGCAGCCCGGCCACCCACACCTGCGTGGTCGCCAATGTCTGCGGCAACGGCCTCACCGAGCAGGGCGAGGCGTGTGACGACGCGAACACGGCCTCGGGCGACGGCTGCGGCGCGGCGTGCGCCATCGAGCCGGGCTATCGCTGCCAGGGCCAGCCCTCCGTCTGTACCTCGGAGCCGCCCGACACCACGCTCGTCCGGGGCCCGCCCGCCATTGGCCCCAACCCCAACGCCGGGTTCGAGTTCTCCTCGAACGATCCGGATGCCCGCTTCGAGTGCAGCCTGGATGACGGGCCCTACCAGCCCTGTGAGGACACCTACGTCGTCACTCCGGGCCAGCACACGCTGCGCGCTCGCGCGGTGGACGCCGCGGGCAACGTGGATCCCACGCCCGTCGAGCACACCTGGCGGGTGCTGGATGACAACCGCTCGCTCGCGGGTGGAGGCTGCAGCGCCGTGCCCACGCCCTCGGTGCTGGGCCTGTTGGCGCTGCTGGCCCTGCGCCGGCGCGACTCAGCGCCCCGACAGCGCGGCCCGTAG